A single Glycine soja cultivar W05 chromosome 14, ASM419377v2, whole genome shotgun sequence DNA region contains:
- the LOC114383643 gene encoding tRNA (adenine(58)-N(1))-methyltransferase non-catalytic subunit trm6-like isoform X1 has product MCESGSRVTWEGCSVLLDINDGDRLVFARLSPSAKLKIGNKNCSLQPLIGRPFGTAFQVDGPYLSPAQVNGNNAEELRDVQVSVKSRHKVEDNYPEEERDVQANVDSRDNRELVDNNTAQRLTGEDIEAMRRQGAGGNEIIEALIANSVTFEKKTSFSQEKYRLKKQKKYAPKVLMRRPVARSICEAYFKKYPSKIGFLRVDTLSLLLSMGNVSSNSDILVVDMIGGLLTGAVAERLGGTGFVCNSYSGQAPYSMDIVRIFNLSDEICKRIVRSPISDLLSQKELPEQTLQHDDACNVESRSTDQMSASTSMEDNSHSLENGISDLGAENTEPAKVRKAPKAGERAHKEIIDLWKENGFSSLIIAAPELDTWALVRDLLPLLANSAPFAIYHQYLQPLATCMHNLQLEKMAIGLQITEPWLREYQVLPSRTHPCMQMSSFGGYILSGTKICST; this is encoded by the exons ATGTGTGAAAGTGGTAGTAGAGTCACATGGGAAGGTTGCAGCGTCTTGCTCGACATCAACGATGGTGACCGTCTCGTTTTCGCTCGTCTCTCCCCCTCTGC gaAATTGAAGATTGGGAATAAGAACTGCTCTCTGCAACCGTTAATCGGTCGTCCCTTCGGTACTGCTTTTCAAGTCGATGGACCTTATCTCTCTCCCGCACAAG TTAATGGTAATAATGCTGAAGAATTAAGAGATGTTCAAGTAAGTGTCAAGTCGAGGCACAAAGTTGAGGATAATTATCCTGAAGAAGAGAGAGATGTTCAAGCAAATGTTGATTCGAGGGACAATCGAGAGTTGGTTGACAATAATACGGCACAAAGACTGACTGGTGAAGATATAGAAGCCATGCGAAG GCAGGGTGCGGGAGGTAATGAAATAATTGAAGCTCTCATTGCCAATAGCGTGacatttgaaaagaaaacatCATTCTCACAG GAGAAATATAGACTTAAGAAGCAGAAGAAATATGCACCAAAAGTACTTATGAGGCGCCCTGTTGCTCGAAG TATATGTGAGGCCTATTTTAAGAAGTATCCATCTAAAATTGG ATTCTTGCGGGTGGACACATTGTCCCTTCTGCTTTCCATGGGTAATGTTTCTTCAAATTCTGACATTCTCGTAGTTGATATGATTGGCGGCCTTCTTACTGGTGCTGTGGCAGAACGTTTAGGAG GTACCGGTTTTGTATGCAACTCATATTCTGGGCAGGCACCATATTCCATGGATATTGTGAGGATATTTAACTTAAGTGATGAAATCTGCAAGAG AATTGTGCGGTCTCCCATCTCTGACTTGTTATCACAAAAAGAATTACCCGAACAAACTCTGCAACATGATGATGCATGCAATGTGGAAAGCCGGTCAACT GATCAAATGTCTGCATCGACCAGCATGGAGGATAACTCTCATTCATTGGAAAATGGAATTTCTGATCTTGGGGCTGAGAATACTGAACCTGCTAAAGTTCGGAAAGCTCCAAAGGCTGGAGAAAGGGCACACAAAGAAATCATTGACTTGTGGAAGGAAAATGGTTTCTCTag TCTAATCATTGCTGCTCCGGAGTTGGATACTTGGGCATTGGTTAGAGATCTCTTGCCCCTTTTAGCAAACTCTGCTCCATTTGCTATTTATCACCAATATCTTCAG CCTCTTGCAACTTGCATGCACAATTTACAGCTTGAGAAAATGGCTATTGGATTGCAAATAACAGAGCCTTGGCTGCGTGAATACCAG gTACTTCCATCTAGAACTCACCCATGCATGCAAATGAGCTCATTTGGGGGCTACATTCTCAGTGGAACTAAGATATGCAGCACCTAA
- the LOC114383643 gene encoding tRNA (adenine(58)-N(1))-methyltransferase non-catalytic subunit trm6-like isoform X2 produces MDLISLPHKGPICYCITLLGTNLAIYLCLFLINGNNAEELRDVQVSVKSRHKVEDNYPEEERDVQANVDSRDNRELVDNNTAQRLTGEDIEAMRRQGAGGNEIIEALIANSVTFEKKTSFSQEKYRLKKQKKYAPKVLMRRPVARSICEAYFKKYPSKIGFLRVDTLSLLLSMGNVSSNSDILVVDMIGGLLTGAVAERLGGTGFVCNSYSGQAPYSMDIVRIFNLSDEICKRIVRSPISDLLSQKELPEQTLQHDDACNVESRSTDQMSASTSMEDNSHSLENGISDLGAENTEPAKVRKAPKAGERAHKEIIDLWKENGFSSLIIAAPELDTWALVRDLLPLLANSAPFAIYHQYLQPLATCMHNLQLEKMAIGLQITEPWLREYQVLPSRTHPCMQMSSFGGYILSGTKICST; encoded by the exons ATGGACCTTATCTCTCTCCCGCACAAG GGACCAATTTGTTACTGCATCACACTTTTGGGGACAAATTTGGCTATTTATCTATGTTTATTTCTAA TTAATGGTAATAATGCTGAAGAATTAAGAGATGTTCAAGTAAGTGTCAAGTCGAGGCACAAAGTTGAGGATAATTATCCTGAAGAAGAGAGAGATGTTCAAGCAAATGTTGATTCGAGGGACAATCGAGAGTTGGTTGACAATAATACGGCACAAAGACTGACTGGTGAAGATATAGAAGCCATGCGAAG GCAGGGTGCGGGAGGTAATGAAATAATTGAAGCTCTCATTGCCAATAGCGTGacatttgaaaagaaaacatCATTCTCACAG GAGAAATATAGACTTAAGAAGCAGAAGAAATATGCACCAAAAGTACTTATGAGGCGCCCTGTTGCTCGAAG TATATGTGAGGCCTATTTTAAGAAGTATCCATCTAAAATTGG ATTCTTGCGGGTGGACACATTGTCCCTTCTGCTTTCCATGGGTAATGTTTCTTCAAATTCTGACATTCTCGTAGTTGATATGATTGGCGGCCTTCTTACTGGTGCTGTGGCAGAACGTTTAGGAG GTACCGGTTTTGTATGCAACTCATATTCTGGGCAGGCACCATATTCCATGGATATTGTGAGGATATTTAACTTAAGTGATGAAATCTGCAAGAG AATTGTGCGGTCTCCCATCTCTGACTTGTTATCACAAAAAGAATTACCCGAACAAACTCTGCAACATGATGATGCATGCAATGTGGAAAGCCGGTCAACT GATCAAATGTCTGCATCGACCAGCATGGAGGATAACTCTCATTCATTGGAAAATGGAATTTCTGATCTTGGGGCTGAGAATACTGAACCTGCTAAAGTTCGGAAAGCTCCAAAGGCTGGAGAAAGGGCACACAAAGAAATCATTGACTTGTGGAAGGAAAATGGTTTCTCTag TCTAATCATTGCTGCTCCGGAGTTGGATACTTGGGCATTGGTTAGAGATCTCTTGCCCCTTTTAGCAAACTCTGCTCCATTTGCTATTTATCACCAATATCTTCAG CCTCTTGCAACTTGCATGCACAATTTACAGCTTGAGAAAATGGCTATTGGATTGCAAATAACAGAGCCTTGGCTGCGTGAATACCAG gTACTTCCATCTAGAACTCACCCATGCATGCAAATGAGCTCATTTGGGGGCTACATTCTCAGTGGAACTAAGATATGCAGCACCTAA